A window of Longispora fulva contains these coding sequences:
- a CDS encoding DUF881 domain-containing protein — MTAPRAGDGPADRDAGGPPRDATGQAPRDALPGQQFGGDLLTEIFNNSMDPGYAAAAKKGRGHTPLGVAGRVLALAAIGFLFAVAYLKVVADSPATTQAREKLVSDIRRDQTTADKLESDAEKLRDEVSGMRDQAVREAGGDAKHLRDLEAVTGLGRVRGDGIVVTVGDAESAKDPVTGKPKAENSDGKIYDRDLQKIVNALWYAGAEAVTINNQRISGKTTIRAAGGAILVDFRPVDGPYRIAAIGPDAMRKTFENTPVAKQFRALASRYGLSFGVRDSSKMTFAAAGDPQLRLAEPVPSPSPSPSTSPSTTPSGGGR, encoded by the coding sequence GTGACGGCGCCCCGTGCCGGCGACGGCCCGGCGGACCGCGACGCCGGCGGCCCGCCCCGCGACGCGACGGGCCAGGCGCCCCGCGACGCGCTCCCGGGTCAGCAGTTCGGCGGCGACCTGCTCACCGAGATCTTCAACAACTCCATGGACCCGGGGTACGCCGCGGCGGCGAAGAAGGGCCGCGGCCACACCCCGCTCGGCGTGGCCGGCCGGGTGCTGGCCCTGGCGGCGATCGGTTTCCTGTTCGCCGTGGCGTACCTGAAGGTGGTCGCGGACAGCCCGGCGACCACCCAGGCCCGGGAGAAGCTCGTCTCCGACATCCGCCGCGACCAGACCACCGCCGACAAGCTGGAGTCCGACGCGGAGAAACTGCGCGACGAGGTGTCGGGCATGCGCGACCAGGCGGTCCGCGAGGCCGGCGGCGACGCCAAGCACCTCCGCGACCTCGAGGCGGTCACCGGCCTCGGCCGGGTGCGCGGCGACGGCATCGTGGTCACCGTGGGTGACGCCGAGAGCGCGAAGGACCCGGTGACCGGCAAGCCGAAGGCCGAGAACAGCGACGGCAAGATCTACGACCGCGACCTGCAGAAGATCGTCAACGCGCTCTGGTACGCCGGGGCGGAGGCCGTGACCATCAACAACCAGCGGATCTCCGGCAAGACGACGATCCGGGCCGCCGGCGGGGCGATTCTGGTGGACTTCCGGCCGGTCGACGGTCCCTACCGGATCGCGGCGATCGGGCCGGACGCGATGCGCAAGACGTTCGAGAACACGCCGGTCGCCAAGCAGTTCCGGGCTCTGGCCAGCAGGTACGGGCTGTCGTTCGGGGTGAGGGACTCCAGCAAGATGACCTTCGCCGCCGCCGGGGACCCCCAGCTGCGCCTGGCTGAGCCGGTGCCGTCGCCGAGCCCGAGTCCCAGTACTTCCCCCAGTACGACGCCGTCCGGAGGTGGCCGTTGA
- a CDS encoding small basic family protein: MIAVLALIAGVALGLILKPTVPVELQPYLPIAVVAALDALFGGLRAKLSKMFDDRQFIISFVSNVLVAGLIVFLGDQLGVGGQLATGVVVVLGVRIFSNVAAIRRHFFKA; encoded by the coding sequence TTGATCGCGGTGCTCGCCCTGATCGCCGGAGTGGCGCTGGGACTGATCCTGAAGCCGACCGTCCCCGTCGAGCTCCAGCCGTATCTGCCCATCGCCGTGGTGGCCGCGCTCGACGCCCTGTTCGGCGGGCTGCGGGCCAAGCTGAGCAAGATGTTCGACGACCGGCAGTTCATCATCTCGTTCGTGTCGAACGTGCTGGTGGCGGGCCTGATCGTGTTCCTCGGCGACCAGTTGGGCGTGGGCGGGCAGCTCGCCACCGGGGTGGTGGTCGTCCTCGGGGTGCGCATCTTCAGCAACGTGGCAGCCATCCGCCGACACTTCTTCAAGGCCTGA
- a CDS encoding DUF881 domain-containing protein, with translation MSDDEPRPDEEPTAAPDDTAPVPASDEETVVLASPVVPVEASAAGPATAAEPPAEPASDDKPDGPGRTQISRRLSGALIALLLAVVGFAVVIQVRSNATDEGLTSARQEDLVRILGDLDSRQERLRTELSALEESKRQLTSGAQNKEAALAAARARADELGILAGTLPAQGPGLDIRVTVGSKAIPAATVLDAIEELRGAGAEAMQISGANGASVRITASTYFMDDGGRLNVDGSKLDAPYAILVIGDPQTMRAALNIPGGVVDTVKRADGNVVVYEPGVVRVTALRQVSTPQYARPVS, from the coding sequence GTGAGCGACGACGAGCCCCGCCCCGACGAGGAGCCCACCGCGGCCCCGGACGACACCGCCCCCGTCCCCGCCTCCGACGAGGAGACGGTCGTGCTGGCGTCCCCGGTCGTACCCGTCGAGGCGTCCGCGGCCGGGCCCGCGACGGCGGCCGAACCGCCCGCCGAACCAGCCTCCGACGACAAGCCCGACGGCCCCGGCCGCACCCAGATCAGCCGCCGGCTCTCCGGCGCCCTGATCGCGCTCCTGCTCGCCGTGGTCGGCTTCGCCGTCGTCATCCAGGTCCGCAGCAACGCCACCGACGAGGGCCTGACCAGCGCCCGGCAGGAGGACCTGGTCCGGATCCTCGGCGACCTCGACTCCCGCCAGGAGCGGTTGCGCACGGAGCTGTCCGCCCTGGAGGAGAGCAAACGCCAGCTGACCTCCGGCGCCCAGAACAAGGAGGCCGCGCTGGCCGCCGCCCGGGCCCGCGCGGACGAGCTGGGCATCCTGGCCGGCACGCTGCCGGCCCAGGGCCCGGGTCTGGACATCCGGGTGACCGTCGGCAGCAAGGCCATCCCGGCGGCCACCGTCCTCGACGCGATCGAGGAGCTGCGCGGCGCCGGAGCCGAGGCGATGCAGATCTCGGGCGCCAACGGGGCCTCGGTGCGCATCACGGCGTCGACGTACTTCATGGACGATGGCGGCCGGCTCAACGTCGACGGGTCGAAACTGGACGCCCCGTACGCGATCCTCGTGATCGGCGACCCACAGACGATGCGAGCCGCGCTCAACATCCCGGGCGGGGTCGTCGACACCGTCAAGCGGGCTGACGGTAACGTCGTGGTCTACGAGCCCGGTGTGGTGCGGGTGACCGCGCTGCGGCAGGTCAGCACGCCCCAGTACGCTCGACCTGTCTCATGA
- the gcvH gene encoding glycine cleavage system protein GcvH, giving the protein MIPEDLRYTAEHEWVRADGDTFRVGITHFAQDALGDIVYVDLKDAGEELAAGDSAGEVESTKSVSEIYAPVSGTVTARNAALADAPDLINTDPYGDGWLLEIRPTDPSVLDSLLDAAAYRALTEQS; this is encoded by the coding sequence GTGATTCCCGAGGACCTTCGCTACACGGCCGAGCACGAGTGGGTGCGCGCGGACGGGGACACCTTCCGGGTGGGCATCACCCATTTCGCGCAGGACGCGCTGGGCGACATCGTCTACGTGGACCTGAAGGACGCCGGCGAGGAGCTGGCCGCCGGCGACTCCGCCGGCGAGGTCGAGTCGACGAAAAGCGTGTCGGAGATTTATGCTCCGGTGTCCGGTACGGTGACGGCTCGCAACGCGGCACTCGCGGACGCGCCCGACCTGATCAACACTGACCCGTACGGCGACGGTTGGCTGCTCGAGATCAGGCCGACCGACCCGTCTGTGCTGGACTCCCTGCTCGACGCCGCGGCGTACCGCGCGCTGACCGAGCAGTCCTGA
- the odhI gene encoding oxoglutarate dehydrogenase inhibitor Odhl: MTRSDDEYPPLDVTSTLNLGAIDDALASDDEVMPARVSGSLPPGTALLVVRRGPNAGARFLLDHDVTTSGRHPDSDIFLDDVTVSRRHAEFQREGGYFTVRDVGSLNGTYVNRERVEAVTLSNGDEVQVGKFRLVFIAGPRPDEEVGGA; encoded by the coding sequence ATGACACGTTCCGATGACGAGTACCCCCCGCTCGATGTGACGTCGACCCTGAATCTCGGCGCGATAGACGACGCGCTGGCCTCAGATGACGAGGTGATGCCCGCCAGGGTCTCCGGCTCGCTGCCCCCGGGCACGGCGCTGCTGGTGGTCCGGCGCGGCCCGAACGCCGGTGCCCGGTTCCTGCTCGACCACGACGTCACGACGAGTGGCCGGCACCCCGACAGCGACATCTTCCTCGACGACGTGACGGTGTCGCGTCGGCACGCGGAGTTCCAGCGCGAGGGCGGCTACTTCACCGTCCGCGACGTGGGCAGCCTCAACGGCACCTACGTCAACCGCGAGCGCGTCGAGGCCGTGACGCTGAGCAACGGCGACGAGGTCCAGGTCGGCAAGTTCCGGCTGGTCTTCATCGCTGGTCCGCGCCCGGACGAGGAGGTCGGCGGGGCGTGA
- the ftsR gene encoding transcriptional regulator FtsR → MSIGEVLAQLRADFPDITISKLRFLETEGLVEPCRTASGYRKYSWGDLVRLRFILTAQRDQYLPLKVIREQLDAGAHEMTLRLVTADERAGVEQLLTRAELLVRTGLDEEWLRGVEQYGLLAARSDGRYDPEAVEVATVVAQLGEHGLEPRHLRAFRGAADREVGLLEQVVAPMARQRSPEARARAAETLRELAALALRLHAALLQAGLRGSAGG, encoded by the coding sequence ATGAGCATCGGCGAAGTTCTGGCCCAGCTGCGCGCGGACTTCCCGGACATCACGATCTCCAAGCTCCGGTTCCTGGAGACGGAGGGCCTGGTCGAGCCGTGCCGGACGGCCTCCGGTTACCGGAAGTACTCGTGGGGGGACCTGGTCCGGCTGCGCTTCATCCTGACGGCGCAGCGCGACCAGTACCTCCCGCTGAAGGTGATCCGCGAGCAGCTCGACGCCGGCGCGCACGAGATGACCCTGCGGCTGGTGACGGCCGACGAGCGGGCCGGCGTCGAGCAGCTGCTCACCCGGGCCGAGCTGCTGGTGCGCACCGGGCTGGATGAGGAGTGGCTGCGCGGCGTCGAGCAGTACGGCCTGCTGGCCGCGCGCTCGGACGGCCGGTACGACCCGGAGGCCGTCGAGGTCGCCACGGTCGTCGCCCAGCTGGGCGAGCACGGCCTGGAGCCCCGGCACCTGCGCGCCTTCCGGGGCGCGGCCGACCGGGAGGTGGGCCTGTTGGAGCAGGTGGTGGCCCCGATGGCCCGGCAGCGCAGTCCGGAGGCCCGGGCGCGCGCTGCGGAGACGTTGCGGGAGTTGGCGGCCCTGGCGCTGCGGCTGCACGCGGCCCTGTTGCAGGCGGGACTGCGGGGGAGCGCGGGCGGGTAG
- a CDS encoding bifunctional nuclease family protein has translation MHELNVVGVRVELPTNQPIVLLKEAAGERYLPIWIGAVEATAIAYEQQSVKPQRPLTHDLLKDVLAALKAPLQAVEITELRDQIFYADLVLGEGVRVSARPSDAIALALRSEAPIRCSEQVLAEAGIVIPDAQEDEVERFREFLDQINPEDFE, from the coding sequence GTGCACGAGTTGAACGTGGTCGGGGTGCGGGTCGAGTTGCCCACCAATCAACCGATCGTGCTTCTCAAGGAAGCCGCGGGCGAGCGGTACCTGCCGATCTGGATCGGCGCGGTGGAGGCGACCGCGATCGCGTACGAGCAGCAGAGCGTCAAGCCGCAGCGGCCGTTGACCCACGACCTGCTCAAGGACGTGCTGGCGGCGCTGAAGGCCCCGTTGCAGGCCGTGGAGATCACCGAGCTGCGCGACCAGATCTTCTACGCGGACCTGGTGCTCGGCGAGGGCGTGCGGGTGTCGGCGCGGCCGAGCGACGCGATCGCGCTGGCGTTGCGCTCGGAGGCGCCGATCCGGTGCTCGGAGCAGGTCCTGGCGGAGGCCGGGATCGTGATTCCGGACGCGCAGGAGGACGAGGTCGAGAGGTTCCGCGAGTTCCTCGACCAGATCAACCCGGAAGACTTCGAATAG
- a CDS encoding MerR family transcriptional regulator, with the protein MDERFSEGPGAGVPGPVQGVLFDGGEVGDDGDVGYRGVTACHAAGITYRQLDYWARTTLVVPSIRPAAGSGSQRLYSFRDMVVLKVVKRLLDAGVSLQNIRKAVDTLRSRGVDDLARITLISDGTTVYECRSPEEVVDLLQGGQGVFGIAIGGAFKEIQGTLAHLPSVRAEVERPAAVALSHTDELAARRARRSAS; encoded by the coding sequence GTGGACGAGCGGTTCTCTGAAGGGCCCGGAGCAGGGGTCCCAGGCCCCGTGCAGGGTGTCCTCTTCGACGGTGGCGAGGTCGGCGACGACGGCGACGTGGGCTACCGGGGTGTGACGGCCTGTCACGCCGCCGGCATCACGTACCGCCAGCTCGACTACTGGGCGCGCACCACCCTCGTGGTGCCGAGCATCCGACCGGCGGCCGGCTCCGGCTCGCAGCGGCTCTACTCGTTCCGGGACATGGTGGTCCTCAAGGTCGTCAAACGCCTGCTGGACGCCGGGGTGTCCCTGCAGAACATCCGCAAGGCCGTCGACACCCTGCGCTCGCGCGGCGTCGACGACCTGGCCCGGATCACCCTGATCTCCGACGGCACCACCGTCTACGAGTGCCGCTCCCCGGAGGAGGTCGTCGACCTGCTCCAGGGCGGCCAGGGCGTGTTCGGCATCGCGATCGGCGGCGCGTTCAAGGAGATCCAGGGCACCCTGGCCCACCTGCCGTCCGTGCGGGCCGAGGTGGAGCGGCCGGCGGCCGTGGCGCTCAGCCACACCGACGAGCTCGCGGCCCGCCGGGCCCGACGCAGCGCCAGCTGA
- a CDS encoding DMT family transporter — protein MQRPLGTALAALCGAAMAVQARVNGELGHQLHDGVAAATFSFGSGLILLLLLVPTFPAGRRALGRIRDALRARELRFWHLLGGTCGALLVAAQGLTVATLGVALFSVSVVGGQLASGLFVDRAGLGPGAAQPITARRLVGAGIALIAVAVAVADRVTSLSGIGLAGVAVAAGVAIAWQQAVNGRVREAANAALPAALVNFLAGTVALVLVAAVVTATRGLPDTLPTAPWLYVGGPLGILFIAIAATVVRATGVLVFALGSVAGQLVGAVVLDLVAPAPGHQLAVNTVLGVGVALAAVAIGATGRSGRKEPARAGSETRS, from the coding sequence ATGCAACGCCCCCTCGGAACCGCCCTCGCCGCCCTGTGCGGCGCCGCCATGGCCGTGCAGGCCCGGGTCAACGGCGAACTCGGCCACCAACTGCACGACGGGGTCGCCGCCGCGACCTTCTCCTTCGGTTCCGGGCTGATCCTGCTCCTGCTGTTGGTGCCGACGTTCCCGGCCGGCCGGCGGGCCCTCGGCCGGATCCGGGACGCCCTGCGCGCCCGGGAACTGCGGTTCTGGCACCTGCTCGGCGGCACCTGCGGGGCGCTGCTCGTCGCCGCCCAGGGCCTGACGGTCGCCACCCTCGGGGTCGCGCTGTTCAGCGTGTCCGTGGTCGGCGGCCAGCTCGCCAGCGGCCTGTTCGTCGACCGGGCCGGGCTCGGCCCCGGCGCCGCCCAGCCGATCACGGCCCGCCGGCTCGTCGGGGCCGGCATCGCCCTGATCGCGGTCGCCGTGGCCGTCGCCGACCGGGTCACCAGCCTGTCCGGGATCGGGCTCGCCGGGGTCGCCGTCGCCGCCGGGGTCGCCATCGCCTGGCAGCAGGCCGTCAACGGCCGGGTACGGGAGGCCGCGAACGCCGCGCTGCCGGCCGCGCTGGTCAACTTCCTCGCCGGCACCGTCGCGCTGGTGCTCGTCGCCGCCGTCGTCACCGCGACACGTGGCCTGCCGGACACCCTCCCGACCGCCCCGTGGCTGTACGTCGGCGGGCCGCTCGGCATCCTGTTCATCGCGATCGCCGCGACCGTGGTCCGCGCCACCGGGGTGCTGGTGTTCGCGTTGGGCAGCGTGGCCGGTCAGCTCGTCGGGGCCGTGGTGCTCGACCTCGTCGCCCCGGCGCCCGGGCACCAGCTGGCCGTCAACACCGTGCTGGGCGTGGGGGTGGCGCTGGCGGCGGTGGCGATCGGCGCGACCGGCCGGTCGGGCCGGAAGGAACCGGCGCGCGCCGGGTCGGAGACGCGTTCGTAG
- a CDS encoding NAD-dependent epimerase/dehydratase family protein, protein MTHVLITGAAGSVGRMLRTRLAHHTLRLLDVAPVEDGPEDIRTADIADMDALTDACAGVDAIVHLAGVSSEGRWEDILRINIDGTRAVLEAARTAGVSRVILASSNHAVGFQERGEGDLPADVEARPDTYYGVSKATMEALGKLYADRFGMTVTALRIGSCFPEPFNARSLATWLSPDDCGRLVEATLTTPLGGYRAVWGVSANTRRWWSLEAGKEIGYHPVDDAEVYAEKVLSGQPEPDWSTELDLVQVGGGFCRAPLGVSMR, encoded by the coding sequence GTGACTCATGTGCTTATCACCGGCGCGGCCGGCTCCGTCGGGCGGATGCTGCGCACCCGCCTCGCCCACCACACCCTCCGTCTCCTGGACGTCGCCCCGGTCGAGGACGGCCCCGAGGACATCCGGACCGCCGACATCGCCGACATGGACGCCCTCACCGACGCGTGCGCCGGGGTCGACGCGATCGTGCACCTGGCCGGCGTGTCCTCCGAGGGCCGCTGGGAGGACATCCTCCGGATCAACATCGACGGCACCCGGGCGGTCCTGGAGGCCGCCCGGACCGCCGGGGTGTCCCGGGTGATCCTGGCGTCCTCCAACCACGCCGTCGGGTTCCAGGAGCGCGGCGAGGGCGACCTGCCGGCCGACGTCGAGGCCCGTCCGGACACGTACTACGGGGTCAGCAAGGCCACGATGGAGGCTCTCGGCAAGCTGTACGCCGACCGGTTCGGGATGACCGTCACAGCGCTGCGGATCGGGTCGTGTTTCCCCGAGCCGTTCAACGCCCGGTCCCTGGCGACGTGGCTGTCCCCGGACGACTGCGGCCGGCTGGTGGAGGCGACGCTGACCACCCCGCTCGGCGGGTACCGGGCGGTGTGGGGGGTCAGCGCCAACACCCGGCGCTGGTGGTCCCTGGAGGCCGGCAAGGAGATCGGCTACCACCCGGTCGACGACGCCGAGGTGTACGCGGAGAAGGTCCTCTCCGGCCAGCCCGAGCCCGACTGGTCGACCGAGCTGGACCTGGTGCAGGTCGGCGGCGGATTCTGCCGGGCCCCGCTCGGCGTGTCCATGCGCTAA